One segment of Theobroma cacao cultivar B97-61/B2 chromosome 9, Criollo_cocoa_genome_V2, whole genome shotgun sequence DNA contains the following:
- the LOC18587890 gene encoding G-type lectin S-receptor-like serine/threonine-protein kinase At1g11330: MALRGIPSPRITTSAAENFARGGPYLQVFRFGNIKAATNNFSSANKLGEGGFGPIYKGKLPGGQEIAVKRLSASSSQGLEEFQNEVTLTARLQHVNLVRVLGYCTEKEKKMLIYKYMPNKSLDLYLFDPMRRNMLDWEKRVHIIDGVTQGLLYLQEYANITVIHRDLKASNILLDDVMNPKISDFGMARLFRKDAYEANTDRIVGTYGYVPPEYVTKDIYTMKYDVYSFGVLLLQIISGKRNTCYYGPHENLNLLEYAYDLWNDERGTEFIDPSLDDSSSPCKIMRCMQIALLCVQENSGDRPSMLEVFTMLKNDSMAASSHKRPAFSVKADKNTGSPSASQQEICSFNDPQISELEPQ; encoded by the exons ATGGCTTTAAGAGGCATTCCTAGCCCAAGAATCACTACATCagctgctgaaaattttgCCCGTGGTGGTCCTTATTTGCAAGTGTTCAGGTTTGGCAACATCAAAGCGGctacaaataatttttcaagtgcAAACAAGCTTGGAGAAGGCGGATTCGGTCCTATTTACAAG GGTAAACTACCAGGAGGCCAAGAAATAGCAGTAAAGAGACTTTCTGCATCTTCTTCTCAAGGGCTCGAGGAGTTTCAAAATGAGGTTACGTTGACGGCAAGACTTCAACATGTAAATTTAGTAAGAGTCTTGGGATATTGCACagagaaggagaaaaagatGCTGATATACAAGTACATGCCGAATAAAAGCTTAGATCTCTACCTCTTTG ACCCTATGCGGAGGAATATGCTGGATTGGGAAAAGCGTGTGCATATCATAGACGGGGTCACTCAAGGGCTTTTATATCTCCAAGAATATGCAAATATTACAGTGATTCATCGGGATCTAAAAGCTAGTAACATACTACTGGATGATGTGATGAACCCCAAGATATCAGATTTTGGGATGGCTAGACTTTTCAGAAAAGATGCATATGAAGCAAACACTGACAGAATTGTTGGAACATA CGGTTATGTTCCTCCTGAATATGTTACAAAAGATATCTACACCATGAAGTATGATGTTTACAGCTTCGGAGTTCTACTTTTGCAAATCATTAGTGGCAAGAGGAATACATGTTATTACGGCCCGCATGAGAACTTAAACCTTCTTGAATAT GCGTATGACTTGTGGAATGATGAGAGAGGCACAGAGTTTATTGATCCATCACTGGATGATTCATCTTCACCTTGTAAAATCATGAGATGCATGCAAATCGCGTTGCTCTGTGTCCAAGAAAATTCAGGGGACAGACCATCCATGTTAGAAGTGTTCACCATGCTCAAAAATGATTCCATGGCGGCTTCGTCTCATAAAAGGCCAGCTTTCTCTGTGAAAGCAGATAAAAATACAGGGAGCCCATCCGCATCGCAACAAGAAATATGCTCATTCAATGATCCACAAATTTCCGAATTGGAACCCCAATGA
- the LOC18587891 gene encoding putative cysteine-rich receptor-like protein kinase 16 has translation MASQTIFILLVIFLSSQLWHSSEAQTWVKAGYWYANGEFPIQDIDSALFTHLSCAFAEVNPSTYQLFIPSASEQYFSNFTSIVKRKNPSVKALLSVWNGISATGKSITGEKVNDSVLSSMISESSKRKSFVDSSIKTVRRYGFHGIDLFWLWPNSTDLANIGVLLDEWRAAINSEPRKPSESQLILTIAVRYLPEIEMVSYPIDSMSRNVDWAHVVAYDYHLPSRENFTGVHAALYNPSSHVNTDFGIREWLNKGFPPSKLVLGLPYHGWAWKLVSPQDNAVGAHASGPAITIDGSMGYKSIKSYIRDYGYGAASVYNATYVVNLFTSPTIWINFDGIETVKTKIAYAKEKRLIGYNAFQLSNDDNWALSRAAQEGELQENKQRLLLKIILPVSLVVVLAAAILYYLRRRMVKSEEEMVLRGIPGPRISSSAAENFASDAPHLQVFRFANIKGATNNFSSANKLGEGGFGPVYKGKLPRGQEIAVKRLSASSSQGLEEFQNEVTLTARLQHVNLVRVLGYCTEKEEKMLIYEYMPNKSLDLYLFDPIRRSRLDWKKRVHIIEGVTQGLLYLQEYANITVIHRDLKGSNILLDDEMNPKISDFGMARLFSKDAYEANTSRIVGTYGYVPPEYVTKGTYSMKYDVYSFGVLLLQIISGKRNTCYYGPHENLNLLEFAYDLWNDERGTEFIDPSLDDSSSPCKIMRCMQIALLCVQENPGDRPSMLEVFTMLKNDSMPTTSPRRPAFSVKADKNTGSTSTSKQEIYSFNDPQISELEPR, from the exons ATGGCGTCCCAAACAATCTTCATCCTTCTTGTcatcttcctttcttctcaATTATGGCACTCCTCAGAAGCACAAACTTGGGTTAAAGCTGGCTACTGGTATGCTAATGGTGAATTTCCCATACAAGACATAGATTCTGCGTTGTTTACTCATCTTTCATGTGCTTTTGCTGAAGTGAACCCTTCAACTTATCAGCTGTTTATCCCCTCTGCCTCTGAACAATACTTCTCAAACTTTACAAGTATCGTCAAGCGTAAAAACCCGTCTGTTAAAGCGTTGTTGTCCGTCTGGAATGGGATATCTGCAACAGGAAAATCCATAACTGGTGAAAAGGTAAACGACTCGGTATTATCTTCAATGATCTCAGAATCTTCTAAAAGGAAATCTTTCGTTGATTCCTCAATAAAAACAGTTAGGCGTTATGGTTTTCATGGAATAGACTTGTTCTGGCTTTGGCCTAACAGCACAGACTTGGCCAATATTGGTGTTTTATTAGATGAGTGGCGAGCTGCCATAAATTCTGAGCCAAGAAAACCAAGCGAGTCACAATTGATCTTAACAATAGCTGTTCGTTACTTGCCAGAAATTGAAATGGTAAGTTATCCAATCGACTCCATGAGTAGAAATGTTGATTGGGCGCATGTTGTGGCATATGACTACCATTTGCCTTCAAGGGAGAATTTCACAGGCGTCCATGCTGCTTTGTATAATCCATCAAGTCATGTTAATACAGATTTTGGCATCAGAGAATGGTTAAACAAAGGATTTCCACCAAGCAAGCTGGTTTTAGGTTTGCCTTACCATGGATGGGCATGGAAATTGGTGAGCCCCCAAGATAATGCTGTTGGGGCACATGCTTCAGGTCCAGCCATCACCATTGATGGTTCTATGGGCTACAAATCTATCAAATCATATATTCGAGATTATGGTTATGGAGCTGCTTCTGTATACAATGCAACTTATGTAGTGAACTTGTTCACCTCTCCAACAATTTGGATCAATTTTGATGGTATAGAGACtgtcaaaacaaaaattgccTATGCAAAGGAGAAAAGGCTTATTGGTTACAATGCGTTTCAGCTTTCCAATGATGATAATTGGGCGCTATCACGGGCAG CTCAAGAGGGAGAACTTCAAGAAAACAAGCAGCGGTTGTTGCTTAAAATCATCCTTCCAGTTTCTCTAGTTGTTGTCCTGGCAGCTGCTATCCTGTATTACTTGAGACGAAGAATGGTCAAATCCGAAG AGGAAATGGTTTTAAGAGGCATTCCTGGCCCAAGAATCTCTTCATCagctgctgaaaattttgCCAGTGATGCTCCTCATTTGCAAGTGTTTAGGTTTGCCAACATCAAAGGGGctacaaataatttttcaagtgcAAACAAGCTTGGAGAAGGCGGATTCGGTCCCGTTTACAAG GGTAAACTTCCAAGAGGCCAAGAAATAGCAGTAAAGAGACTTTCTGCATCTTCTTCTCAAGGACTTGAGGAGTTCCAAAATGAGGTTACCTTGACGGCGAGACTTCAACATGTAAATCTAGTAAGAGTCTTGGGATATTGCACtgagaaagaggaaaagatGCTGATATACGAGTACATGCCAAATAAAAGCTTAGATCTATACCTCTTTG ACCCTATCAGGAGGAGTAGGCTGGATTGGAAAAAGCGTGTGCATATCATAGAAGGGGTCACTCAAGGGCTCTTGTATCTGCAAGAATATGCAAATATTACAGTGATTCATCGGGATCTAAAAGGTAGTAACATATTACTGGATGATGAGATGAACCCCAAGATATCAGATTTTGGGATGGCTAGACTTTTCAGTAAAGATGCATATGAAGCAAACACTAGCAGAATTGTTGGAACATA CGGCTATGTTCCTCCTGAATATGTAACAAAAGGTACCTACTCCATGAAGTATGATGTTTACAGCTTCGGAGTTCTACTTCTGCAAATCATAAGTGGCAAGAGGAATACATGTTATTACGGCCCCCATGAGAACTTAAACCTTCTTGAATTT GCGTATGACTTGTGGAATGATGAGAGGGGCACAGAATTTATTGATCCATCACTGGATGATTCATCGTCACCTTGTAAAATCATGAGATGCATGCAAATCGCGTTGCTCTGTGTCCAAGAAAATCCAGGGGACAGACCATCCATGTTAGAAGTGTTCACCATGCTCAAAAATGATTCCATGCCGACTACCAGTCCTCGAAGGCCAGCTTTCTCCGTTAAAGCAGATAAAAATACAGGGAGCACATCCACATCGAAGCAAGAAATATACTCCTTCAATGATCCACAAATTTCCGAACTGGAACCCCGATGA
- the LOC108663500 gene encoding chitotriosidase-1-like has translation MASKTIFILLFNFLSSQLLHFSEAETWVKAGYWYAYGEFPVQDIDSALFTHLLCAFAEVNPSTYQLFIPSASEQDFSTFTSIVKRKNPSVKTLLSVWNGISETGKSITGEKVNDSVLSSMISESSKRKSFIDSSMKTARRYGFHGIDLSWP, from the coding sequence ATGGCGTCCAAAACTATCTTCATCCttcttttcaacttccttTCCTCTCAATTATTGCACTTCTCTGAAGCAGAAACTTGGGTTAAAGCTGGCTACTGGTACGCTTATGGTGAATTCCCCGTACAGGACATAGATTCTGCGTTGTTCACTCATCTTTTGTGCGCTTTTGCTGAAGTAAACCCTTCAACATATCAGCTCTTTATCCCCTCTGCCTCTGAACAAGACTTCTCAACCTTTACAAGTATCGTCAAGCGTAAAAACCCATCTGTTAAAACGCTGTTGTCCGTCTGGAATGGGATATCTGAAACGGGAAAATCCATAACTGGTGAAAAGGTAAACGACTCAGTATTATCTTCAATGATCTCAGAATCTTCTAAAAGGAAGTCCTTCATTGATTCCTCAATGAAAACAGCTAGGCGCTATGGTTTTCATGGAATAGACTTGAGCTGGCCATAA
- the LOC18587889 gene encoding cysteine-rich receptor-like protein kinase 19 has protein sequence MASKPMFLLLLLLFLPFKLQCSSPQTWIKAGYWDSSGELPVSDINSALFTHLFCAFAYVNSTSYQLLINSSKEQPFSEFTNTVKLKNPSITTLLSIRVGKSEPTTFSLMINQTSNRKSFIKSSVRTARLYGFHGLDLFGVMPRNSTNMTSLGTFLDEWRAEVDSESRNSGKTQLLLTMSFGRVPTVNSVSYPIDSAKRNLDWVNIIAYDYYVPTVDRFTGVHAALYDPFGGANTDAGIREWLQRGFSADKLVLGLPYHGFGWTLVNSGENDIGSPASGPAVTIDGSMGYKLIKSFIQNYGYGAESVYNSTYVVSFCKIGSNWINFDDVEAIKAKVSYAKAKGLLGYNVFQLSNDENRLLSQAAYGIGTSQREKQQQLLVIVLVTVAAVILLMGTIVCYLQIKIFKSQGILATLKKSVSRMRPKISSDEKQDNSAPNLQVFSFNSIKAATDNFSSENKLGQGGYGPVYKGMLPKGQQIAVKRLSKTSNQGLEEFKNEVTLTARLQHVNLVRVMGICTEREEKMLIYDFMPNKSLDFYLFDPFNRYLLDWRRRVFIIEGVTQGLLYLQEYSNFTIIHRDIKASNILLDDDMNPKISDFGVARLFRKDELEANTSRIVGTYGYVPPEYVKKGTYSMKYDVYSFGVLLLQIMSGKRNSSLYGCNENLNLLEYAYELWKQGRGAEFFDASLDDSSLTCKLMRCLQVALLCVQESPADRPSMVEVFTSLKNETVAICIPKQPAFSVIRDGKEGSKEIARDKVFSVNDATITQVGPR, from the exons ATGGCTTCTAAACCCATGTTCCTCCTTCTCCTCCTCCTGTTTCTACCGTTCAAACTGCAATGCTCAAGCCCGCAAACATGGATCAAAGCTGGTTACTGGGACTCTAGCGGTGAGCTTCCTGTTTCTGATATAAATTCTGCTCTTTTCACTCATCTCTTTTGCGCTTTTGCATATGTAAACTCTACTTCCTACCAGCTTTTAATCAACTCCTCAAAGGAACAACCCTTCTCTGAATTCACCAACACTGTAAAACTCAAAAATCCATCGATTACTACACTTTTATCCATTCGGGTTGGAAAAAGTGAGCCGACAACCTTTTCTTTGATGATAAATCAAACTTCCAATAGAAAATCTTTCATTAAATCTTCCGTAAGAACAGCTAGACTTTATGGCTTTCATGGCCTAGACCTTTTTGGGGTTATGCCTAGAAATAGCACCAACATGACCAGTTTGGGAACTTTTTTGGATGAGTGGCGAGCTGAGGTAGATTCTGAGTCAAGAAACTCTGGTAAGACACAGTTGCTGTTAACTATGTCGTTTGGTCGCGTGCCAACTGTCAACTCGGTGAGTTATCCGATTGATTCTGCAAAGAGAAACCTGGATTGGGTAAATATTATAGCATATGACTACTATGTGCCAACAGTAGACAGGTTTACTGGCGTTCATGCAGCTTTATATGACCCATTTGGCGGGGCTAACACTGATGCTGGTATAAGGGAATGGTTACAGAGAGGATTTTCTGCAGACAAGCTAGTTTTAGGTTTGCCTTACCATGGCTTTGGGTGGACACTTGTTAACTCTGGTGAGAATGACATTGGTTCACCAGCTTCAGGGCCCGCTGTCACAATTGATGGTTCCATGGGCTATAAGTTAATCAAATCATTCATTCAAAATTATGGTTATGGCGCTGAATCTGTGTATAATTCTACTTATGTGGTCAGTTTCTGCAAAATTGGATCAAATTGGATCAATTTTGATGATGTGGAAGCTATTAAAGCTAAGGTTTCTTATGCCAAGGCAAAGGGGCTACTTGGTTACAATGTGTTTCAACTCTCCAATGACGAAAATCGGCTGCTCTCTCAAGCTG CTTATGGAATAGGCACCAGTCAACGGGAGAAGCAGCAGCAGTTATTGGTGATTGTTCTGGTTACAGTTGCTGCAGTGATTCTCCTGATGGGGACTATCGTTTGTTACctgcaaataaaaatattcaagtCACAAG GAATTTTGGCTACTTTGAAAAAGTCAGTCTCTCGGATGAGACCCAAAATATCTTCTGATGAGAAGCAAGACAACAGTGCTCCTAATCTCCAAGTTTTCAGTTTTAATAGCATTAAAGCAGCCACAGATAACTTTTCAAGTGAGAATAAGCTGGGGCAGGGTGGATATGGACCTGTCTACAAG GGCATGTTACCCAAAGGGCAGCAAATAGCAGTAAAGAGACTTTCAAAAACCTCTAATCAAGGGCTTGAAGAGTTCAAAAATGAGGTCACACTTACTGCAAGGCTTCAACATGTGAATTTAGTTCGAGTCATGGGAATTTGTACTGAGAGGGAAGAGAAAATGCTGATATATGACTTCATGCCAAACAAAAGCTTGGATTTCTACCTCTTCG ATCCATTTAATAGGTATCTCCTAGATTGGAGGAGACGTGTTTTCATAATTGAAGGTGTTACTCAAGGGCTTCTATATCTACAAGAATACTCGAATTTCACAATAATTCATCGTGATATAAAAGCTAGCAACATTTTATTAGATGATGATATGAACCCAAAAATATCAGATTTTGGTGTGGCCAGATTATTCAGAAAGGATGAACTCGAAGCAAACACAAGTAGAATTGTTGGGACGTA TGGCTATGTTCCTCCAGAATATGTTAAGAAAGGAACCTACTCTATGAAGTATGATGTTTATAGTTTTGGAGTTCTGCTTCTGCAAATTATGAGTGGCAAGAGGAATTCCAGCCTATATGGATGCAATGAAAACTTGAATCTTCTTGAATAT GCATACGAATTGTGGAAACAAGGTCGAGGGGCAGAGTTTTTTGATGCATCACTGGATGATTCATCTTTGACGTGTAAGCTCATGAGATGCTTGCAAGTAGCACTGCTGTGCGTGCAGGAAAGCCCTGCAGATAGACCATCCATGGTTGAAGTTTTTACAAGTCTCAAGAACGAGACTGTTGCAATCTGCATCCCTAAGCAGCCTGCCTTTTCGGTCATAAGAGATGGAAAAGAGGGAAGTAAAGAGATTGCCAGGGACAAGGTGTTTTCAGTCAATGATGCCACTATAACCCAAGTGGGGCCTCGATGA
- the LOC18587887 gene encoding chitotriosidase-1, with translation MACKSFLAAGQNVVKAAYWFSGSEFPVSDIDSTQFTHLYCAFADLDAQTNQVTIASGNLNRFSTFTQTVQRRNPSVKTLLSIGGGGADKRAYASMASQAGSRKSFIDSSIGLARSYGFHGLDLDWEYPSTLTEMANFGALLREWRVAVNNEARNTGRSPLLLAAAVFYSSNYYSLDYPVQTVANSLDWINVMAYDFYGPGWSDVTGPPASLFNPSSQVNADSGIRAWIQSGMPSKKIVLGFPFYGYAWTLADANNHGYFAPTTGSAISKDGSIGYKQIRQFIVQNGATTVHDTAVVGDYCYAGRTWIGYDDYPTIVTKVRYAKYKGLLGMLPWMTTGDFHEELHKYGVVISTWYLIMNK, from the exons ATGGCTTGCAAGTCCTTT TTAGCTGCAGGGCAAAATGTTGTCAAAGCAGCCTACTGGTTTTCCGGAAGTGAATTCCCAGTTTCTGATATAGACTCCACCCAGTTTACCCATCTTTATTGTGCATTTGCTGATCTAGATGCCCAAACCAACCAAGTTACCATTGCTTCCGGGAACTTGAACAGGTTCTCTACTTTCACACAAACTGTCCAACGAAGAAATCCTTCTGTCAAAACCCTTCTGTCCATCGGTGGTGGTGGTGCTGACAAGCGAGCTTATGCTTCCATGGCTAGCCAGGCTGGTTCTCGTAAATCATTCATTGATTCATCAATAGGGTTGGCAAGGTCTTATGGCTTCCACGGCCTTGACCTTGACTGGGAGTATCCATCCACTCTGACTGAGATGGCTAACTTTGGAGCATTGCTTAGAGAGTGGCGAGTAGCTGTTAACAATGAAGCCAGGAACACTGGCAGGTCACCTTTGCTTCTAGCCGCAGCAGTTTTTTACTCGTCAAATTATTACTCATTGGATTACCCAGTTCAGACTGTAGCAAACAGCCTGGATTGGATCAATGtaatggcttatgacttttatggCCCTGGGTGGTCAGATGTTACCGGACCACCCGCATCCTTATTTAACCCTTCAAGTCAAGTTAATGCGGATTCTGGCATCAGAGCCTGGATTCAGTCTGGCATGCCTTCTAAAAAAATAGTACTCGGCTTCCCCTTTTATGGATACGCCTGGACTCTTGCAGATGCTAATAACCATGGTTATTTTGCGCCAACAACTGGATCAGCTATATCCAAGGATGGATCAATAGGTTACAAGCAAATCAGGCAATTCATAGTTCAGAATGGTGCCACAACTGTGCATGATACTGCTGTGGTTGGGGACTACTGCTATGCTGGAAGAACATGGATTGGTTATGATGATTACCCGACTATTGTTACGAAGGTCAGGTATGCTAAGTATAAGGGGTTGCTTGGCATGTTGCCCTGGATGACAACTGGGGACTTTCACGAGGAG CTTCACAAATATGGGGTAGTCATCAGCACGTGGTATCTGATTATGAACAAATGA